The genomic segment TTTGAAGTTACCTTGCAGCAAAAAGGTGGCACCAAGTTTCAGGCCCCCGGATATGTGGTTTGCAACCTGCTCCTAGTCTGACTTTTCTTATGTGGAAGTGTCCGACATGAATaagtgctggatgtgaggtctgtgcatCCAGGACATTGCTGCCTTCACCAGCTCATTCCTATACTGCTTCCTACTTCTACAGCCCATGAGGGATCTCCTCTAGTGTACAGATAGGGAGCCAGGGGCTGAAGTACTGAAATAAGAGGCAGGCTAAGATGCAGTCATCTTCAGTGTGAAAGTAAAACGCTGACAGACACCCTTATTAACACTCAGTGTTGCCAAGAAGTTTCTTTACATCCTGTtttctagttaaaaaaaaaaaaaaaaaaaaacctttccctAAAAAGTATACTACAAAAATGATTAATATAGTGTAGGAACAGGGATGTTAAACGTAATACAAACATCAGTTGCTGGTGGCATTTTTTACAGGCGCCTGCTGTCAGAAAATGTATGAGTACGATGGcaggaaaaatgttttttttatttttattattttgtaattcAGTTTTAGGTGTATGCTGCGCACACAGGTGTTGCTGTACGGTGGCTTCTAAACTACCCTGGGATAGTTTGTTTGTCAGAGACTGACCGGAGGGGGAGTTATGTTGTGGTGGTAGTGTCACAGCCCTTTTCTACTTTTCTGTACTTACTGTATTTttgtatgtttaaaaaaaaaacaataaacaaatctgatttaaaaaagaaaaaaaaaaaaagtagtgaacATTGCCTGTAATCTAGCACCATTAGGGTTAAACCACTTGCGCCACATTAACTCTAAACACAGGTGTAGTAGTTTTAATATCAATCTTGGGTATATTAGGTAGCAGTCGAGACATAGCGGTTGGACTGCTTTTCATCCAGTTGGCATATTGTTGCAGCTATCAAGCTATACTTTACCTACAGATCCCCTGATGAACCTGTCCTCTATTTTTGACAGAGGAAATGCGTCGGGACAATACATCTCTCTTTCTGGGAGAAAATCAGTCAGGGACGGAAAGTTATTAGGgttagccaccgataagtggggcaATTCCTCCACATTTAGGCTGGGGACACCTCCGCTTGTAGGCAGAGTGCAATAGTTTAAGACACTTCAATGCGGCTCTTTCCCACGGCAACCCATCCTGCACTACAGAGGAATCGAATCTTGCCTGTGGGACGCATTTGCGTTACACAAAGCAAGAGAGGGTGTGTTCGCTAACTAGTATTAGCGCACGCGCATCACAGTAGGGCTGGCAGTACGCACCTCCTTCCAGAGTAGACGTCGGAACGAGGAGGAAGTGACGAGGGGTATTGAAAACTTCCCGGGCAGTGAAATCTGCCAGAGACAGAACACCGCTGCAGGCTCCAAATCAGAGTCAGtttacctcctttcagagtcagtgtacccGCTTCTACAGGTGACTCAATTATTTGGCATCAGCATTTACTTGGCATGTGTTTAAACAGCAAAAGTAatgtctgcagacaagtttaataaaagtaaaaaatgataaaatgaaataatcaagatccaaataaaagaaagtacatataaaagaatgcaaaaacacactctggcctcatgcccacgaatgtaacggTGCCGTGcctgtggaccgcaaatagcggtccgcaatgcatggacacagaccatggggcagctgcatgaggatcgtggacccattcacttgaagtagcgcatgctgaagtgaatgggtccatgatgcgggctgcacacggccgtgtgcagcccgcatcatggacccattcacttcagcatgcgctacgtttttgaggcacagccagaagcaccacgaaaGCActcatcccggatcctggacccattcacttcagcatgcgcttccttcctatatattttaggttttaaaaatgtggctctcaaaagaaatttcaaatcgtggttttggcgatatttggctgttgacaaaaaagtttgcccaccactgctcTAACCCTACAGATCATCTTGGAAACATCTATCAACAAAATCGTGAGTGGCTACAAATGTACCATTGAACTGTATCCATTTTGATATCCTTCCCTTATCATGATACTctaaatattataaatatattacaaaaacatCTAGTGTCTATTTGATGTGGGATTTATTTTAATaagtaaaatatataaaagtttgtTTCAAGTAGGTTCATTtttcagtgataaaaaaaaaaaaaaaaaaaaaaacacttcttaaAGTCCTTCTACATTGACCTATCATTGGGTCAATTACCATGGAGTATTTATAAAAACACTCATTCGTTTCGACACTTGCCCTGTGTAAATGTGATCACCTGACGAACATAAGGAGAGTCTCTCTTGGCTGGCATCCaaaatcatttctgggcagcaggttgCCCTGAGACCCACAAAACGATTCTTTTTGGGGAGAGAGCGACTGCAATAGCAATTACTCATCCCCAATGAGTGGAgaggattgctgcatgtaaatggatTTTCATTCTCAGCTGATAGGCAATTATGAAAAACGTTTGGCGGATTGCCTATGGTTGACTGAAGTATAGTCATATGAAAAATGGCCattaggccatgttcacacagCATGTTATGCTGGATAATAGACATTCAAAATGCTAACAAATAGTTTATACACGCCctaatgcataaaaaaaaaataaaaaatctagaaGTGGCGTTGCTTCTTTGAAGCATTTTAGGTGCTGCTTTCTCCACTGAAGTAGATGGAAAAGGCCGATTAGGAGGCACATCTGGAGTGTAACTGAAGGCACTTATGCTGCTATAAATGACCTGTCCCTTAAAAAGCAAATTTCCCTTCTGACCTGCCTCTGGTTTTTCTTTTGCTGTGTGAACATAGCTGTACTATTTGGGAAAGATAACTCTACAAGGACATTTCAACATTACAAAGTTTTATTAATCAAAGTTCAAAACAAACAGTTATTTGAGCAGTtacataaggaaaaaaaataaaaataaaaacagctggTTATCGTCGTTTTTGGAAAATGTTTCCTCGACCCATTCCACGTCCTCTGCCTCTTGCTGCcactgaaagaaaataaaaagtcAATAAGCGAGAATGTAATTTTTACTGTATCTGTTGTGCACTGAAACTGGAATACAGGTGTATAAGGCACATTTTCCCATTGcaccataaggcccctttcacacgagcgagttttccacgcgggtgcaatgcgtgacatgaacgcatagcacccgcactgaatactgacccattcatttcaatgggtcagtgtacatgagcgtttttcacacatcacttctgCTTtgggtgaaaaatgcagcatgttctatattctgcgattttcacgcagccctggccccatagaagtgaatggggcttcagtgaaaaacgcatcgcattcgCAAGCGAggatgcgatgtgtttttcactgatggttgctagtagatgtttgtaaaccttcagttttttttttttatcacgcgcgtgaaaaacgcatcaaaacgcattgcaccctcgtggaaaaaaaacagaacacaatcgcagacaaaacttgcttgcaaaattgtgcgagtttcactgaacgcaccctgacctaatccgtatcgttcgtgtgaaagaggcctaaggagaacAGAGTGATATTCTATCCAGAGTTGTCCCATCATTGGGATAAAAAGCTAATTTATAAGATTCATTAAGGAGATACATATAGCcaggtatacttttttttactctatgcatctgtatagaatagcagtcagacgCTAAAAGGGCACTCTTTCGGCCTCCATCAGGTGAATGGGCGTCTATGTATACACCAGATGCACACTACAGAGTGAACACGCCCTTGGATGCCCCAGTGAAGTTTTAGATCTCCTCTTGTAGAAGAGTCGCCATGACGGAATGTTAATGTGAACTGTCTGTAACATCATTAGACTATATTAATAGATTTTCTCAGTAGATGGAACATACCTTGGGCTTTGAGAATAGCTGCTTTCCCCCGTCCTGCCCCCGAACCCTGGTTTTTATTCTTCATACTCTTTAACATTGGAGCATTTTTCAACATGTCAGGAAGGATGAGAAAACGGATTTTGCTTCCTCTAATGTAGACCTGCTCAAGCTGCGCCACTCTGCCATCTCTGTAAGTCACAGTAATGTTTGACATCTGAAACAAAACACGAGTCCGAtcagctgcagaacatcacagcacacaattaagtttttttttttggaggggggggggggggggaatagtaaTCCACGCTTTTCCATTCCACAGAGTCcagtcaaaataacaaaaaaactaaaataccccataagcattttttttttgtttacaatggaactctattgtAAAAGAAATGCAACCAAGAAACTGGCGAGGTGCAGGTTTTCAGCCAGAGGTCCTTCACTCCATCTAATGGGCGCAATACCTGTACCTGCACATGACGAAGCAGCAGGAGCCAAATACACTATTTCTTATATGAGGAAAAAGTCAGAGTTTGCTTTCCCTGTAACAGAGCAATGCGACAGCATCATAGAACTCCGCAGTGAAACGGGAGTTCGCATTCCCccaaactagggatgagcaaaccaagTTTAAGTTCGGGTTGTGGCTGAATTCCGTCATGGATTCCgttatcacagaaaataatggaattctatgacggcatgcaccacAGAAGCCATTAAgaggtctatgggcagcataacggatccggccAGTTTCTTTATGCTGCCATAGACTTCTAGTATGACGGAACTATACCGTCATAGAACTCCATTATATTCTgtgataacagaatccataactgaATTCAGCCACAACCTGAACCCTTCAAGTTCGCCAGCTCCATAAGCAGAGGTTACATCCGCCTACAGAGACCGGGTTCGGATACAACTCTGATCCAGGCTGTTTTACCGCTGAGCAATTAGACAAAAGGTGGGTGTAATAGGGCGATGCTGCAGGCACTGTACAAGTGATTGGAGCGTCTGTAAAAGTCTGAACAGTAAATGctgaaaacaaaaaacacaccaaCTCCAAAAACTATAGAACAAAAAGTGATTAATATTAAAACCAAACAAcgtaacagcactctacaaaaacTAAATTGAATATGAGTGGTAAATGTTACTAATGCTATATTATTGAATGACATACTTAGAAAAGCCTAAAGAAATAAacagtatattaaaaaaaaaaaaaaaccttagggcccttgcacacgaccatatgctcTCAGAGACAGACGGTTAGCGAGCAGGCCATATGTCTCGGTGCGGCATTGTGTGCACAGCATCACAGGTTACTACAATACTGTGCACGTCGGGTCGCCCGCAAgattattgtcccgcactcatacgattttatgagtgcgggacaatagcaccGTGGGtgacccgacgtgcacagcatcattgtaacctATGATGTTGTGCGCTCACCTGCAcacaatcaatgccgctccgAGACACATGCTGCCTTTTCACAACAAATCTGGACCAAAATCCATGAGTTACTTGTCAGATTTGCCCCCACAGTTCACgtctgcattgcaaagggtgatatCTGCACTGAAAATCCCCACAGTTACGATGCACAACATATCGATTTCCATACCGTGTAGGCGATACAGTGAAAATATCTACTTAGCAGGTACCCTGCAGATTTACTGTATGAAAATACATAGggggttatttactaacaaaatcaCACCTATTAggcttatttctggcacagagaCTTTGTGCcataatctgtgacttttccccgctcacaccaggtctaaaaaaaaaagaaaaaaaaaaaagggggggggggggtttaggtgGTGGCATGGGCAGGCCAGTAGGccagtctcattcatcattttccactccTGTTTTGGGTGTagaaaaatggtctaaatctacgccagcaagggatcCGTCCAAGGAAAGTAAGTAGAAAGTGGTGATGTGCCTCCAGGAGCTTATCCCTTACCCTACCAATCAGAAAAATGAGGTGCCAAAGTGAATGTAGCAGCatgcctactttcacactgccgttcatgCTACAGGACAGAGATAGGCAATGCTTCTCTTCTGCTGTCccagagttgaatggagcagcagcatgTGTGACCATTGCTCCATTCACTCCAGCTCTTCCTTCCTGTGAGGGTCTGAGCAGTCAGAttctccaccgatctgataggcATCCCCAACCCTGTGGAAACAGGATACCATCTTGGGGTGGGAAAATCCTTTTAAATGGGTTCTTCAGGAATAATTTAAAATGGCCAACAGCAACCtgccctagaatgtgagcaggacgccCAGGGGGGTGAGGCTTCCCTATACATTACGCTCTGGCACTTGCAGATGCTAAATATTGGTGGGCGTTCCTGTAGGAGGCAGGATCACATCGTTACCATCTACTGTAGCGCAGTTCAGCGACGCTCTGTCCCCTCAACAGCTCTGCGGGTGGCGTCAACCAATCCTGCTCACATTCGAGGACAGGTT from the Bufo bufo chromosome 2, aBufBuf1.1, whole genome shotgun sequence genome contains:
- the SNRPD3 gene encoding small nuclear ribonucleoprotein Sm D3, which translates into the protein MSIGVPIKVLHEAEGHIVTCETNTGEVYRGKLIEAEDNMNCQMSNITVTYRDGRVAQLEQVYIRGSKIRFLILPDMLKNAPMLKSMKNKNQGSGAGRGKAAILKAQVAARGRGRGMGRGNIFQKRR